One Echeneis naucrates chromosome 16, fEcheNa1.1, whole genome shotgun sequence DNA window includes the following coding sequences:
- the ribc2 gene encoding RIB43A-like with coiled-coils protein 2 codes for MLQFELLSDRMKRESLQKRRDREAERRERVFNDKTRSIGVDKEALDMQVKEKKKQQEAEREREQACDADLCHNSKVAFILHSREEKKQRALEKDIVNYRLRHQQEYEPNPPDQEEAQMMPPGLVGLDLEMKNRQRRQKEQLRQWLLQQQSEQAAERQQETLKEQHYDQSRVEMDQKAQQLQRLEMERRKAEAIATKEYNLAITEQNRGNRHQTQGQVTDTDVQPNLGRVGVPGLFPSSDRRTPPESLQQVMEFQKYQIVERKRIELEKKQEEKLDDNARIASARMALLIERQQAKLSKQLRQHLDSTNVQLAKAHKQQKADIERGCIDDSFFSKFNTCSR; via the exons ATGCTTCAGTTTGAGCTACTATCTGACCGCATGAAAAGAGAGAGTCTACAGAAGCGCCGAGACAGAGAGGCCGAGAGACGGGAGCGGGTTTTTAACGACAAAACGAGGAGCATCGGG GTTGACAAGGAAGCGCTGGACATGCaggtgaaagagaagaagaaacaacaagaggcagagagagagagagaacaagcaTGTG ATGCTGATTTGTGCCATAACAGCAAGGTAGCTTTCATTCTTCAtagcagagaagagaagaagcagCGCGCATTGGAAAAGGACATTGTTAACTACAGGCTTCGGCACCAGCAGGAGTATGAGCCGAATCCCCCAGACCAAGAGGAGGCACAGATGATGCCCCCAGGCCTGGTGGGCCTGGACCTGGAAATGAAGAACAGGCAGCGGAGGCAGAAGGAGCAGCTCAGACAGTggctcctccagcagcagagtgagCAGGCAGCAGAAAGGCAGCAAGAAACGTTGAAGG AGCAGCACTATGACCAAAGCAGAGTAGAGATGGACCAAAAAGCTCAGCAGCTTCAGAGACttgagatggagaggagaaaagcTGAAGCCATTGCCACTAAAGAATATAATCTGGCCATT acagaacagaacagaggaaACAGGCACCAAACTCAAGGGCAGGTTACAGATACTGATGTCCAACCCAACCTGGGCAGGGTGGGGGTGCCTGGCCTTTTCCCCAGCAGTGATAGGAGAACCCCTCCAGAGAGCCTGCAGCAGGTCATGGAGTTCCAGAAATATCAAATTGTGGAGAGAAAG AGGATAGAACTTGAGAAAAAGCAAGAGGAGAAGCTGGATGATAATGCACGAATAGCCTCAGCTCGTATGGCTCTGCTAATAGAGAGGCAGCAGGCAAAACTCAGCAAGCAACTGAGACAACACCTGGACAGCACAAATGTCCAACTGGccaaagcacacaaacaaca GAAAGCTGACATTGAAAGAGGATGCATCGACGACAGCTTCTTCTCCAAATTCAACACCTGCAGCAGATGA